One Oncorhynchus nerka isolate Pitt River linkage group LG5, Oner_Uvic_2.0, whole genome shotgun sequence genomic window carries:
- the LOC135571787 gene encoding uncharacterized protein LOC135571787 isoform X2: MAGQGFQGALRVMLLVCLLGLTKEFELEDKDWDELRSDVAALHRLKGLPDQMTRRTTGADTREITMHRTRTKRFSNYRAYVEKKPMALFDGLRGCDNFTTCVIQMDQCLAVGCRAAAIPGCDATRMLLMVQQ, from the exons ATGGCGGGACAAGGATTTCAAGGTGCACTGAGGGTCATGCTCCTTGTGTGTCTCCTTGGACTAACAAAAGAGTTTG AACTTGAGGACAAAGACTGGGACGAGTTGAGGTCTGATGTGGCTGCGCTGCACAGATTGAAAGGATTACCTGATCAAATGACACGTAGGACCACAGGAGCAGACACCAG AGAGATAACAATGCACAGGACCAGGACAAAGAGATTCAGCAATTACAG GGCATATGTGGAGAAAAAGCCCATGGCTTTATTTGATGGTCTTAGGGGATGTGACAATTTTACAACATGCGTCATTCAAATGGACCAG tgtcttgcggtcggatgccgggcagctgccataccaggctgtgatgcaaccaggatgctcttgatggtgcagcagtag
- the LOC135571787 gene encoding uncharacterized protein LOC135571787 isoform X1 has translation MAGQGFQGALRVMLLVCLLGLTKEFELEDKDWDELRSDVAALHRLKGLPDQMTRRTTGADTREITMHRTRTKRFSNYRAYVEKKPMALFDGLRGCDNFTTCVIQMDQDFERFLEEIDRQKIQDLLLSASEMSYTYSNKLLLIMDKEEWTRQRVEQEYSIDPHYSVMVSDACMYNDSCLPIVNSGTVVKIFGTASEDGHTLSGYSGSSLANLMLTPSLRSASVFSLDINTTSSFHNDFMRVFKYHDNNAVLETTSPGDLLIFQIMDHTDTAAEYHAPKRPIDHTTQYDKQHILILEDNPIVREAAKFLYEKHPTVTSVYILENQQPKVIKGDPVPLSEESRLVLVGHGSRDSEGEMRVGGYKAEDVADIIGRTARTSDHIKTTSVVACEVGSDEAFKNTLLKELHTRSIETELHLRSSLLQVSHSGEKITVEITPTGLETRHKDDSKKVVAMLDRDGNVVTREQFSNRGDGIFSNERNFLGETSVQERFKKYRDTWPDNPKRFVESYARRKYTDELEALTWAIFEPMKSDKNSKKLQINLDNEEFRICNIERQMINGRNTIKEKKWIEDNNVIKGILDNCYEMKSGEDILSVIHHNAKLGEDKTTYLMLHDWIYEINPQSLYVFPVGKKLDNNEKGDQNRIDEIKRCVEEQIGKEHYPAICENIGDGKESYPNFVTETLQGEYINKGSQGMMKEAWYRTYFLASIISESSRNFRTFPLVLMALDMAHSTDNNVKEKGLSFLMENHPMTTGGSWVDPSRRGFLGSSSDRDSSKLENKSENRRKTPKELMKNLMDLTEKENNVFEEWWKLKKMDNNKVEDEILNLANEYALVNENSKSSFIEDYNYFLKEIGKQSTLNEVTGLLGGSHDGSVTLKDLHSASEVEHSLKLSSYYARSSAMFAEQIHNQLRREFGDRLDSEGLHVKEGSIRLEDGQFRCQLTSKKNLRETIEFKVELHPEGQLYTEKMWKNMETVHGLEIPDGTHSHQVSKHLEHTGMAIGAVGLMLGMQGAVHAFEEGDIEHGTIATLQTVHGVTGMTLAAVGKQVPQLLERKAMRAMVTLIKSPVVKRALVVMPIIGIGFGIYNIVEDFKRKDALGYIDAAFDAAIVALDFLEIVQPELAPLIVPINLALNTIRMIFDYVFLDIQTELIHLPPNAGVLAKIRAFFVGFGKGPLHFILDVASFFYTIPYREIEEGRRLVQQISDHQKYYYFAEVQDGRKAIDFTAGEDSWNGGSITFCLSDQGPSDFCMDYFVSSDENLGKKCWTIDTHGTKDIVLGIGESHRLTYKNIDIKILLFIKVGSMSVVSGYEALSDTRFGTYWGNNEANNFFAVQKADDHHGIEVMLSYYYKLYGKNGDDVFYLGPQKSYVEGCGGKDTFIIPVYGGNTIINNYDPFKSTDVLLLGVNYSQISVSKSGNDIVLRYLGNHNIRIMNWFLGDEYRHMNMMSEDGVLFDISTTVISSVQLIARGINRMSKTHGQTVNASEPLLLSVTNIMGSPYNDILIGNRQNNLIDGGGGQDHLRGGEGEDIYMVYEKKLSKIFIENHSNDNETDLLVIEANLHEFKVKVDGNHLKLMPFADQSSDVTLMNWFRSDADRHLLVITKDLVTFSISENKAACEQIDSFKSKCLISQNLDYRKSTAALYVDLQEDEAFQSVTEVRGSAFNDIIKGNVQRNTIVPGRGTDFLQGRGGEDWYVVTPGQGLKTIENHSPDLATDVLFLREKYDFINCKCNGPDIYLSINGSQEVLLKGWFHSRNSQHLHIQSADGITFQLESNASSCDGSLKLPQSVDFRNRVTGEIMKMNNNDFASVVEMYGSSGFDSMEGNDKNNMLDPFTGGGSMVGGDGEDTYVVNTGYGTNIMIENFAEDERMDSVLFEMDFLGGDQLTVQSDKHDVLVSTGTQGHKIQVRVLNYNSGQQHQHLSFQSSDGVHFWVRSPVGNKTRSFQKPWIEAYKVTMKGKLGDCQIDLSSQSNLSLVHTVQGCPHDSNYITGNEQENVLFGGIKDDALDGGAGHDTLLGGQGNDILIGNIGDDTLYGEEGSDTMMGGSGSDTFVPGPGADLVDGGSGRDTVLYQGDHERGEGVYVNLLSGECRQADAEGDVLKDVENVIGTIYSDILVSGYEPALLKGSDGNDILVSLVGGDYLIGGEGSDIYMMVSHHGSVIIDNCATDNATDIVYLRSLSEKSVDCSYLLDGVFLTFYGLGDTTVDIELRNWVNFSHECGHLMLVLNEGEISVDELMQECELRYNMQRVVATVTLILLLCVLPGIILVIALVHRKRKRGQRGKDSSDRATEMGKDTIEVREEDTPLQGLTSQPKVEEDEEEKETE, from the exons ATGGCGGGACAAGGATTTCAAGGTGCACTGAGGGTCATGCTCCTTGTGTGTCTCCTTGGACTAACAAAAGAGTTTG AACTTGAGGACAAAGACTGGGACGAGTTGAGGTCTGATGTGGCTGCGCTGCACAGATTGAAAGGATTACCTGATCAAATGACACGTAGGACCACAGGAGCAGACACCAG AGAGATAACAATGCACAGGACCAGGACAAAGAGATTCAGCAATTACAG GGCATATGTGGAGAAAAAGCCCATGGCTTTATTTGATGGTCTTAGGGGATGTGACAATTTTACAACATGCGTCATTCAAATGGACCAG gATTTTGAAAGGTTTCTGGAAGAAATTGATAGACAAAAGATCCAAGATTTGCTGCTGTCTGCTTCTGAAATGTCTTACACCTACAGCAACAAACTTCTCCTTATAATGGACAAGGAAGAGTGGACTCGTCAGCGAGTAGAACAGGAGTACAGCATAGATCCTCATTATTCAGTAATGGTCAGTGATGCTTGTATGTACAATGATTCATGTCTCCCAATCGTTAACAGTGGCACAGTTGTGAAGATATTTGGTACTGCCTCAGAGGATGGACATACTCTGTCCGGTTACTCTGGTTCCTCACTAGCAAATCTAATGTTGACACCATCATTGAGATCAGCATCCGTTTTCTCCCTTGACATCAATACCACTTCTTCATTTCATAATGACTTCATGAGGGTTTTTAAGTATCATGACAATAATGCTGTCTTGGAAACTACCAGCCCGGGAGAtcttctcatctttcaaatcatgGATCACACTGACACTGCAGCTGAGTACCATGCTCCAAAGAGACCCATTGATCACACCACACAGTATGATAAACAGCACATCCTAATACTGGAAGATAACCCCATTGTTCGGGAAGCTGCTAAATTTCTATATGAGAAACATCCCACTGTGACCTCTGTGTACATCCTGGAAAACCAACAGCCTAAAGTGATCAAAGGCGACCCGGTGCCACTGTCAGAAGAGAGCAGACTGGTCCTTGTAGGCCATGGGAGCAGAGACAGCgaaggagagatgagggttggAGGGTACAAAGCCGAAGACGTGGCTGACATCATTGGACGTACTGCCAGGACTAGTGACCATATTAAAACCACAAGTGTGGTGGCCTGTGAAGTTGGGTCTGATGAAGCCTTCAAGAACACCCTGTTAAAAGAGCTCCACACCAGGTCTATTGAGACAGAACTACACCTAAGGAGTTCTTTGCTCCAAGTCAGCCACTCTGGGGAGAAGATAACTGTAGAAATAACCCCCACTGGATTGGAAACAAGACATAAGGATGACAGCAAGAAAGTGGTGGCAATGTTAGACAGAGATGGAAATGTCGTCACTAGAGAACAGTTCAGCAACAGGGGGGATGGGATTTTTTCAAATGAGAGAAACTTTCTAGGGGAAACTTCTGTTCAAGAACGTTTTAAAAAATACAGAGACACATGGCCAGACAATCCAAAGAGATTTGTTGAATCTTATGCACGTAGAAAATATACTGATGAACTTGAAGCTTTAACCTGGGCAATTTTTGAACCAATGAAAAGTGATAAAAATTCAAAAAAGTTACAGATAAATTTGGACAATGAAGAGTTTCGGATATGCAATATTGAGAGGCAAATGATAAACGGAAGAAATACAATAAAGGAGAAAAAATGGATTGAAGATAACAATGTCATTAAAGGTATTCTTGATAACTGCTATGAAATGAAGTCAGGGGAGGATATCCTAAGTGTGATCCATCACAATGCAAAGCTTGGAGAAGATAAGACCACCTACCTGATGTTACATGACTGGATTTATGAGATAAACCCCCAATCTTTATATGTGTTTCCAGTGGGGAAAAAGCTTGACAACAATGAAAAGGGAGATCAAAACAGAATAGATGAGATAAAACGTTGTGTTGAGGAACAGATTGGCAAAGAACATTATCCAGCCATCTGTGAAAATATAGGAGATGGCAAAGAAAGTTATCCTAATTTTGTGACAGAAACTCTTCAAGGGGAATACATTAATAAAGGCTCACAAGGTATGATGAAGGAGGCATGGTACAGAACATATTTCTTGGCATCAATAATATCAGAGTCCTCCAGAAATTTCCGTACATTTCCTCTTGTCCTGATGGCCTTAGATATGGCCCACAGCACAGACAATAATGTGAAAGAGAAAGGTTTGAGTTTCCTCATGGAGAATCATCCAATGACAACAGGTGGTTCTTGGGTGGATCCAAGTAGGCGAGGATTTTTGGGTTCGTCCTCAGACAGAGATTCTAGcaaattagaaaacaaatcagAAAATAGACGTAAGACCCCAAAGGAATTAATGAAGAATCTTATGGACCTTACAGAAAAAGAGAATAATGTGTTTGAAGAATGGTGGAAATTGAAAAAAATGGATAACAACAAGGTAGAAGATGAAATCTTGAATCTTGCAAATGAGTATGCGCTAGTGAATGAGAATTCAAAAAGTTCATTCATAGAGGATTATAATTATTTCTTAAAGGAAATTGGCAAACAATCAACCCTAAATGAGGTCACTGGACTTTTGGGTGGGTCCCATGATGGCTCTGTGACATTGAAAGATCTACATTCCGCTTCAGAAGTAGAGCATTCACTCAAGCTCTCTTCGTATTACGCCAGGTCCTCTGCTATGTTTGCTGAACAGATTCACAATCAGTTGAGGAGAGAATTTGGTGACAGGCTGGACTCGGAAGGACTACATGTCAAAGAAGGCAGTATTAGGCTAGAGGATGGACAATTTCGATGCCAGCTTACATCGAAGAAGAATCTCCGGGAAACAATTGAATTTAAGGTGGAGTTGCATCCAGAGGGACAACTATACACagagaaaatgtggaaaaacatgGAGACAGTTCATGGCCTGGAGATTCCAGATGGGACCCATTCTCACCAGGTCTCGAAGCACCTAGAGCACACAGGGATGGCAATTGGAGCAGTGGGACTCATGTTGGGGATGCAAGGAGCTGTTCATGCTTTTGAAGAGGGAGACATTGAACATGGTACAATAGCCACGTTACAGACTGTACATGGAGTCACAGGAATGACCTTGGCTGCAGTTGGAAAACAAGTTCCCCAGCTTTTAGAGCGCAAGGCAATGAGAGCCATGGTAACATTAATCAAAAGCCCTGTGGTGAAACGTGCCCTGGTGGTTATGCCAATCATAGGGATTGGTTTTGGAATTTACAATATTGTGGAAGACTTTAAGAGGAAAGATGCATTGGGGTATATTGATGCTGCCTTCGATGCTGCAATAGTTGCCTTGGATTTTCTTGAAATCGTTCAACCAGAACTTGCGCCATTAATTGTGCCAATCAACCTGGCACTAAATACCATACGAATGATCTTTGATTATGTATTTCTTGATATTCAGACTGAACTCATTCATTTACCACCAAATGCTGGAGTTTTGGCAAAAATAAGAGCATTCTTTGTTGGCTTTGGGAAAGGACCTTTACACTTTATCCTTGATGTGGCAAGCTTTTTTTATACCATTCCTTATCGTGAGATTGAGGAGGGACGAAGGCTTGTTCAACAAATTTCAGACCACCAAAAGTACTATTATTTTGCAGAGGTACAGGACGGGAGAAAGGCCATTGATTTCACAGCTGGTGAGGATTCTTGGAATGGAGGGAGTATCACTTTTTGTCTCTCAGACCAGGGACCATCTGACTTCTGCATGGATTATTTTGTATCCAGTGACGAAAACTTGGGGAAAAAGTGTTGGACTATTGACACACATGGAACTAAAGACATTGTTCTAGGCATTGGAGAATCACATAGATTAACTTACAAAAACATAGATATAAAAATACTCCTATTCATAAAAGTTGGCTCTATGTCTGTCGTTTCTGGTTATGAGGCTTTGTCAGACACAAGATTTGGAACATATTGGGGAAACAATGAAGCAAATAATTTTTTTGCCGTTCAGAAGGCAGATGACCACCATGGCATTGAAGTCATGTTGAGCTATTACTACAAGCTTTATGGAAAAAATGGTGATGACGTGTTCTATTTGGGACCTCAAAAAAGCTATGTGGAGGGGTGTGGCGGCAAAGACACTTTCATCATTCCTGTCTATGGAGGAAACACGATTATTAATAACTATGATCCTTTCAAATCAACAGATGTCCTACTCCTCGGGGTTAACTACAGTCAGATTTCTGTCAGTAAGTCAGGAAATGATATTGTTTTAAGATATCTTGGTAACCATAACATTAGGATTATGAACTGGTTTTTGGGGGACGAATATCGCCACATGAACATGATGTCAGAGGACGGAGTCCTGTTCGACATCTCCACCACAGTGATTTCCTCTGTCCAACTGATTGCCAGAGGTATCAATAGAATGTCTAAAACTCACGGCCAGACAGTGAACGCTTCCGAACCACTTCTCCTTAGCGTTACTAATATCATGGGGTCTCCTTACAATGACATACTAATAGGAAATAGACAGAATAATCTGATTGATGGTGGAGGGGGTCAGGACCAcctgaggggaggagaaggagaggacatATATATGGTTTATGAGAAAAAACTGTCAAAGATATTCATTGAAAATCACTCCAATGACAATGAAACAGACCTACTGGTGATAGAGGCAAACCTTCATGAATTCAAAGTTAAAGTGGATGGAAACCATCTCAAACTGATGCCTTTTGCTGATCAAAGTTCTGATGTGACCTTAATGAACTGGTTCCGTTCAGATGCGGACAGGCACTTGCTTGTTATCACAAAGGATCTGGTCACCTTCAGCATCTCCGAGAACAAGGCAGCCTGTGAGCAGATTGACTCATTTAAGAGCAAATGCCTCATAAGTCAGAATCTAGATTACAGAAAGTCCACAGCTGCTCTATATGTGGATCTGCAGGAGGATGAGGCTTTCCAAAGTGTCACAGAGGTGCGAGGCTCAGCCTTCAATGACATCATCAAAGGGAACGTACAACGCAACACAATTGTGCCAGGGCGAGGAACAGACTTTCTTCAGGGGCGAGGAGGGGAGGACTGGTATGTTGTAACTCCAGGTCAAGGTTTGAAAACCATTGAGAACCACTCACCCGATCTGGCTACTGATGTACTTTTCCTGAGAGAAAAATATGATTTCATCAATTGTAAATGTAATGGACCAGACATTTATCTCTCCATAAATGGCTCACAGGAAGTCCTATTGAAGGGCTGGTTTCACTCAAGGAACTCTCAACACCTCCACATCCAATCAGCTGATGGAATAACATTTCAACTGGAGTCCAATGCCAGCAGTTGCGATGGCTCCTTAAAGCTGCCTCAGTCTGTGGATTTCCGAAATAGGGTGACTGGAGAAATCATGAAGATGAATAACAACGACTTTGCCTCAGTGGTGGAAATGTATGGCTCATCTGGTTTCGACAGCATGGAAGGAAATGACAAAAATAACATGCTGGATCCTTTTACTGGAGGTGGTAGCATggtgggaggagatggggaggatacCTACGTAGTGAACACTGGATATGGAACCAACATCATGATTGAAAACTTTGCAGAGGATGAAAGAATGGATTCTGTGTTGTTTGAGATGGATTTCCTTGGTGGTGATCAACTCACAGTTCAGTCTGACAAGCATGATGTACTTGTGAGCACAGGTACACAGGGGCATAAAATTCAGGTCAGAGTGCTCAACTATAATTCAGGGCAACAACACCAACACCTTAGCTTCCAGAGCTCTGATGGAGTGCATTTTTGGGTTAGATCTCCAGTTGGAAACAAAACGCGTAGCTTTCAAAAGCCTTGGATTGAAGCTTACAAAGTGACAATGAAAGGAAAACTGGGAGACTGCCAAATAGATCTGAGTTCTCAATCAAATTTATCATTGGTTCACACTGTGCAGGGCTGTCCCCATGACTCCAATTACATTACAGGTAATGAGCAGGAGAACGTACTCTTCGGTGGCATCAAGGATGATGCACTGGATGGAGGGGCCGGCCATGACACCTTGCTGGGGGGTCAGGGCAATGACATCCTGATAGGGAACATAGGAGATGACACTCTTTATGGAGAGGAAGGGAGTGACACCATGATGGGCGGCTCAGGCTCTGACACCTTCGTTCCCGGACCAGGGGCTGATCTAGTGGacgggggctcagggagagacaCTGTGCTGTACCAGGGGGATCATGAGAGGGGTGAGGGCGTTTACGTCAACCTGCTGAGCGGAGAGTGCCGTCAGGCAGATGCTGAGGGAGACGTGTTGAAGGATGTTGAGAATGTGATTGGCACTATCTACTCAGATATCTTGGTGTCTGGCTACGAACCTGCCCTACTAAAAGGCTCTGACGGCAACGACATTCTAGTGTCCCTTGTGGGAGGAGATTACTTGATTGGAGGAGAAGGAAGTGACATTTACATGATGGTTTCCCACCATGGCTCAGTGATCATAGACAACTGTGCCACAGATAATGCCACGGACATTGTGTACCTGCGCTCTCTGTCTGAGAAGTCTGTTGACTGTTCATATCTACTTGACGGAGTGTTTCTGACATTTTATGGACTCGGCGACACTACTGTTGACATAGAGCTGCGAAACTGGGTCAACTTCAGTCATGAGTGTGGCCATCTTATGCTGGTCCTCAATGAGGGTGAAATATCTGTAGATGAACTCATGCAGGAGTGTGAGTTGAGATATAACATGCAAAGAGTCGTGGCAACTGTTACATTAATCCTTCTACTTTGTGTTTTACCTGGTATTATTTTGGTGATAGCTTTGGTCcatagaaagaggaagaggggacaaAGAGGAAAAGACAGCAGTGATAGAGCTACTGAAATGGGGAAAGACACAATAGAAGTGCGAGAAGAGGACACACCTCTCCAGGGCTTAACTTCTCAACCTAAAGTAGAGGAAgacgaggaagagaaggaaacTGAATGA